A window of the Hordeum vulgare subsp. vulgare chromosome 5H, MorexV3_pseudomolecules_assembly, whole genome shotgun sequence genome harbors these coding sequences:
- the LOC123451895 gene encoding kinesin-like protein KIN-14Q isoform X1: MVATATATATGRELAPAAAEGALRNHGTVKDIDVATRRAQEAANRRYNAASWLRRTVGIVCARDLPEEPSEEEFRLGLRNGIVLCNALNKVQPCAIPKVVEARTDTVIPADGSALCAYQYFENLRNFLVSLQDIGLPTFELSDLEKGGKGVRVVDCVLALKSFSESKTTGRQTPCKYGSITKPSMFGKSFILKNSDAFMNKLMRSHTTEPIQKVLIAEQSIETDCCLESTDMTTSESLNMLVRTLLLDKKPEEVPSIVESLLIKVIQEYECRAANQHMVNCIGDLKGTDLFSRPEKSLPEKTSTSKRVKMGEEEPNLLKMMEDVSSVVRNGDCADEQFQPGVEISIALQQKHIQELRNSLSSVKSGMEQLRIQHSEDFTKIGRQLYILSNAASGYHKVLEDNRKLYNQIQDLKGNIRVYCRVRPFLPGQANSSSSVAGMEERTITITTPTKYGKDGSKSFTFNKVFGPAATQEEVFSDMQPLIRSVLDGFNVCIFAYGQTGSGKTYTMSGPNVLSEESVGVNYRALNDLFNLQAQRKGTIDYEISVQMIEIYNEQVRDLLQDSGNRRLEIRNTSQRGFAVPDASIVPVASTSDVAELMNQGQKNRVVGSTAINDRSSRSHSCLTVHVQGRDITSGTILRGCMHLVDLAGSERVDKSEVVGDRLKEALYINKSLSALGDVIASLAQKNSHVPYRNSKLTQLLQDSLGGQAKTLMFVHISPEPDAVNETISTLKFAERVASVELGAAKANKEGGEVRELKEQIACLKAALAKKEGEPENIQSTQSSPNIYGISKGNATPVFRKNRQPMEEVGNLEVRNNVTPMQKVLKFDIPGSGILVEHNSPNLVKNSWVGNTAGGDDQFENSNSVSEQEPNLTTHNLLPNLFYQRYTPGPQRGRVESVPNQEPDEFNGVTNSCFLDQDMVTSASGRKVVGITNGSVSNKKKPRAKNENNMTTRSTNPTCKSPPQSQKRLQTPVRNSVQKTPTKNGKQLLSGTDGRRTPNGKTSTAK; the protein is encoded by the exons AtggtggcgacggcgacggcgacggcgactggGAGGGAGCTGgccccggcggcggcggagggcgcgCTGCGGAATCACGGGACGGTGAAGGACATCGACGTGGCCACCCGGCGGGCCCAGGAGGCAG CAAATAGACGGTATAATGCAGCCAGTTGGTTGCGAAGAACAGTCGGGATTGTGTGTGCAAGGGACCTGCCAGAAGAGCCCTCTGAGGAGGAATTCCGGCTTGGGCTGAGAAATGGAATTGTCCTTTGCAATGCACTGAACAAGGTTCAGCCCTGCGCCATACCTAAG GTCGTGGAAGCCCGCACAGATACTGTTATACCTGCTGATGGCTCAGCTTTGTGCGCATATCAGTACTTTGAGAATTTGCGCAACTTCCTTGTCAGTTTACAAGATATAGGGCTCCCTACATTTGAGCTGTCTGACTTGGAAAAG GGTGGCAAGGGTGTTCGAGTTGTCGATTGCGTTCTTGCTCTGAAGTCATTCAGTGAAAGTAAGACAACAGGGAGACAGACTCCATGTAAATATGGCAGCATTACAAAGCCTTCGATGTTTGGGAAGTCTTTCATACTCAAGAATTCTGATGCTTTTATGAATAAGTTAATGAGAAGCCACACAACAGAGCCAATCCAGAAAGTTTTAATAGCAGAGCAAAGCATAGAAACTGATTGCTGTCTAGAATCCACTGACATG ACTACTTCAGAATCCCTTAACATGCTTGTGCGTACGCTACTCTTGGATAAGAAACCAGAAGAAGTCCCATCG ATTGTCGAGTCACTTCTGATCAAAGTTATTCAGGAATATGAGTGTCGAGCTGCAAACCAGCACATG GTGAATTGCATAGGTGACCTTAAAGGAACTGACCTATTTTCCAGACCAGAGAAATCATTGCCAGAAAAAACTTCCACCAGTAAGCGAGTTAAG ATGGGTGAAGAGGAGCCAAATCTCTTGAAGATGATGGAAGATGTCAGCTCTGTAGTTCGGAATGGTGATTGTGCAGATGAACAGTTCCAACCAGGGGTGGAAATAAGTATTGCTCTACAACAGAAACATATCCAG GAATTAAGAAATTCCCTTTCATCTGTCAAGTCTGGAATGGAACAATTGAGAATACAGCACTCTGAAGATTTTACTAAAATTG GTAGGCAGCTGTACATCCTCTCTAACGCGGCTTCTGGCTATCATAAAGTTCTTGAGGATAACCGCAAATTGTACAATCAAATACAGGATCTTAAAG gaaatattagagtatattgtcgAGTGAGACCTTTTCTACCTGGACAAGCAAATTCCTCCAGTAGTGTTGCTGGCATGGAAGAAAGAACAATCACAATAACCACTCCCACAAAATATGGAAAAGATGGAAGCAAATCTTTTACTTTTAACAAGGTCTTTGGCCCAGCAGCCACTCAAG AGGAAGTCTTTTCGGATATGCAACCATTGATCCGTTCGGTTCTTGATGGTTTCAATGTTTGCATATTTGCTTATGGCCAGACTGGATCAGGGAAGACATATACAATG AGTGGACCTAATGTACTGAGCGAGGAAAGTGTTGGTGTCAACTACAGAGCACTAAATGACTTATTTAATCTTCAAGCACAGAGAAAAGGGACAATCGATTACGAAATTTCTGTGCAGATGATTGAGATCTACAACGAGCAAGTGAGAGATCTCCTTCAGGATAGTGGAAACAGAAG ATTAGAAATAAGAAATACTTCACAGAGAGGGTTTGCAGTTCCAGATGCAAGCATAGTTCCTGTCGCATCGACCTCTGATGTTGCTGAATTGATGAATCAGGGCCAAAAGAATCGTGTGGTAGGTTCAACAGCCATCAACGACCGAAGCAGCCGCTCTCATAG TTGCCTGACTGTTCATGTTCAAGGACGTGACATAACATCCGGGACAATCTTGAGAGgttgcatgcatcttgttgatctAGCCGGTAGTGAAAGAGTTGATAAATCTGAGGTTGTTGGAGATAGACTGAAGGAAGCACTGTACATAAACAAGTCACTTTCAGCACTCGGAGATGTGATCGCATCCCTTGCCCAGAAAAACTCGCATGTCCCTTACCGCAACAGCAAGCTTACCCAGCTTTTGCAAGATTCTCTAG GAGGACAAGCAAAAACACTGATGTTTGTGCACATAAGCCCTGAACCAGATGCTGTTAATGAGACAATAAGCACCTTGAAGTTTGCTGAACGAGTTGCCTCTGTTGAGCTGGGCGCAGCAAAAGCGAATAAAGAAGGTGGTGAGGTTAGGGAGCTCAAAGAACAG ATTGCTTGCCTTAAGGCAGCACTGGCTAAGAAGGAAGGAGAACCAGAGAACATTCAGAGCACACAGTCAAGCCCAAACATATATGGAATTAGCAAAGGCAATGCAACGCCTGTATTTCGAAAAAACAGGCAGCCAATGGAAGAGGTTGGAAACCTAGAG GTCCGGAACAATGTCACTCCCATGCAAAAAGTGCTAAAGTTTGATATTCCTGGCTCTGGCATCCTCGTCGAGCATAACTCGCCTAACTTGGTCAAGAATTCCTGGGTTGGTAACACAGCTGGTGGTGACGACCAATTCGAGAAtagcaattctgtttcagagcagGAGCCTAATCTCACCACTCACAACCTGCTTCCGAATTTGTTCTATCAAAGATACACTCCGGGGCCGCAAAGGGGTAGGGTTGAATCAGTACCAAACCAGGAGCCAGACGAATTTAATGGTGTTACTAACAGCTGTTTCTTGGACCAAGACATGGTGACATCAGCCAGTGGCCGGAAAGTAGTTGGCATTACCAATGGAAGCGTTTCAAATAAAAAGAAGCCTCGGGCAAAGAATGAAAATAATATGACAACGAG GAGTACAAATCCAACATGCAAGTCACCACCACAATCGCAGAAAAGACTACAAACACCAGTCAGGAACTCTGTGCAAAAAACACCTACCAAGAATGGCAAACAACTTTTGAGTGGTACAGatggaagaagaactccaaatggaAAAACTAGCACTGCAAAGTAA
- the LOC123451895 gene encoding kinesin-like protein KIN-14Q isoform X2 yields the protein MVATATATATGRELAPAAAEGALRNHGTVKDIDVATRRAQEAANRRYNAASWLRRTVGIVCARDLPEEPSEEEFRLGLRNGIVLCNALNKVQPCAIPKVVEARTDTVIPADGSALCAYQYFENLRNFLVSLQDIGLPTFELSDLEKGGKGVRVVDCVLALKSFSESKTTGRQTPCKYGSITKPSMFGKSFILKNSDAFMNKLMRSHTTEPIQKVLIAEQSIETDCCLESTDMTTSESLNMLVRTLLLDKKPEEVPSIVESLLIKVIQEYECRAANQHMVNCIGDLKGTDLFSRPEKSLPEKTSTSKRVKMGEEEPNLLKMMEDVSSVVRNGDCADEQFQPGVEISIALQQKHIQELRNSLSSVKSGMEQLRIQHSEDFTKIGRQLYILSNAASGYHKVLEDNRKLYNQIQDLKGNIRVYCRVRPFLPGQANSSSSVAGMEERTITITTPTKYGKDGSKSFTFNKVFGPAATQEEVFSDMQPLIRSVLDGFNVCIFAYGQTGSGKTYTMSGPNVLSEESVGVNYRALNDLFNLQAQRKGTIDYEISVQMIEIYNEQVRDLLQDSGNRRLEIRNTSQRGFAVPDASIVPVASTSDVAELMNQGQKNRVVGSTAINDRSSRSHSCLTVHVQGRDITSGTILRGCMHLVDLAGSERVDKSEVVGDRLKEALYINKSLSALGDVIASLAQKNSHVPYRNSKLTQLLQDSLGGQAKTLMFVHISPEPDAVNETISTLKFAERVASVELGAAKANKEGGEVRELKEQVRNNVTPMQKVLKFDIPGSGILVEHNSPNLVKNSWVGNTAGGDDQFENSNSVSEQEPNLTTHNLLPNLFYQRYTPGPQRGRVESVPNQEPDEFNGVTNSCFLDQDMVTSASGRKVVGITNGSVSNKKKPRAKNENNMTTRSTNPTCKSPPQSQKRLQTPVRNSVQKTPTKNGKQLLSGTDGRRTPNGKTSTAK from the exons AtggtggcgacggcgacggcgacggcgactggGAGGGAGCTGgccccggcggcggcggagggcgcgCTGCGGAATCACGGGACGGTGAAGGACATCGACGTGGCCACCCGGCGGGCCCAGGAGGCAG CAAATAGACGGTATAATGCAGCCAGTTGGTTGCGAAGAACAGTCGGGATTGTGTGTGCAAGGGACCTGCCAGAAGAGCCCTCTGAGGAGGAATTCCGGCTTGGGCTGAGAAATGGAATTGTCCTTTGCAATGCACTGAACAAGGTTCAGCCCTGCGCCATACCTAAG GTCGTGGAAGCCCGCACAGATACTGTTATACCTGCTGATGGCTCAGCTTTGTGCGCATATCAGTACTTTGAGAATTTGCGCAACTTCCTTGTCAGTTTACAAGATATAGGGCTCCCTACATTTGAGCTGTCTGACTTGGAAAAG GGTGGCAAGGGTGTTCGAGTTGTCGATTGCGTTCTTGCTCTGAAGTCATTCAGTGAAAGTAAGACAACAGGGAGACAGACTCCATGTAAATATGGCAGCATTACAAAGCCTTCGATGTTTGGGAAGTCTTTCATACTCAAGAATTCTGATGCTTTTATGAATAAGTTAATGAGAAGCCACACAACAGAGCCAATCCAGAAAGTTTTAATAGCAGAGCAAAGCATAGAAACTGATTGCTGTCTAGAATCCACTGACATG ACTACTTCAGAATCCCTTAACATGCTTGTGCGTACGCTACTCTTGGATAAGAAACCAGAAGAAGTCCCATCG ATTGTCGAGTCACTTCTGATCAAAGTTATTCAGGAATATGAGTGTCGAGCTGCAAACCAGCACATG GTGAATTGCATAGGTGACCTTAAAGGAACTGACCTATTTTCCAGACCAGAGAAATCATTGCCAGAAAAAACTTCCACCAGTAAGCGAGTTAAG ATGGGTGAAGAGGAGCCAAATCTCTTGAAGATGATGGAAGATGTCAGCTCTGTAGTTCGGAATGGTGATTGTGCAGATGAACAGTTCCAACCAGGGGTGGAAATAAGTATTGCTCTACAACAGAAACATATCCAG GAATTAAGAAATTCCCTTTCATCTGTCAAGTCTGGAATGGAACAATTGAGAATACAGCACTCTGAAGATTTTACTAAAATTG GTAGGCAGCTGTACATCCTCTCTAACGCGGCTTCTGGCTATCATAAAGTTCTTGAGGATAACCGCAAATTGTACAATCAAATACAGGATCTTAAAG gaaatattagagtatattgtcgAGTGAGACCTTTTCTACCTGGACAAGCAAATTCCTCCAGTAGTGTTGCTGGCATGGAAGAAAGAACAATCACAATAACCACTCCCACAAAATATGGAAAAGATGGAAGCAAATCTTTTACTTTTAACAAGGTCTTTGGCCCAGCAGCCACTCAAG AGGAAGTCTTTTCGGATATGCAACCATTGATCCGTTCGGTTCTTGATGGTTTCAATGTTTGCATATTTGCTTATGGCCAGACTGGATCAGGGAAGACATATACAATG AGTGGACCTAATGTACTGAGCGAGGAAAGTGTTGGTGTCAACTACAGAGCACTAAATGACTTATTTAATCTTCAAGCACAGAGAAAAGGGACAATCGATTACGAAATTTCTGTGCAGATGATTGAGATCTACAACGAGCAAGTGAGAGATCTCCTTCAGGATAGTGGAAACAGAAG ATTAGAAATAAGAAATACTTCACAGAGAGGGTTTGCAGTTCCAGATGCAAGCATAGTTCCTGTCGCATCGACCTCTGATGTTGCTGAATTGATGAATCAGGGCCAAAAGAATCGTGTGGTAGGTTCAACAGCCATCAACGACCGAAGCAGCCGCTCTCATAG TTGCCTGACTGTTCATGTTCAAGGACGTGACATAACATCCGGGACAATCTTGAGAGgttgcatgcatcttgttgatctAGCCGGTAGTGAAAGAGTTGATAAATCTGAGGTTGTTGGAGATAGACTGAAGGAAGCACTGTACATAAACAAGTCACTTTCAGCACTCGGAGATGTGATCGCATCCCTTGCCCAGAAAAACTCGCATGTCCCTTACCGCAACAGCAAGCTTACCCAGCTTTTGCAAGATTCTCTAG GAGGACAAGCAAAAACACTGATGTTTGTGCACATAAGCCCTGAACCAGATGCTGTTAATGAGACAATAAGCACCTTGAAGTTTGCTGAACGAGTTGCCTCTGTTGAGCTGGGCGCAGCAAAAGCGAATAAAGAAGGTGGTGAGGTTAGGGAGCTCAAAGAACAG GTCCGGAACAATGTCACTCCCATGCAAAAAGTGCTAAAGTTTGATATTCCTGGCTCTGGCATCCTCGTCGAGCATAACTCGCCTAACTTGGTCAAGAATTCCTGGGTTGGTAACACAGCTGGTGGTGACGACCAATTCGAGAAtagcaattctgtttcagagcagGAGCCTAATCTCACCACTCACAACCTGCTTCCGAATTTGTTCTATCAAAGATACACTCCGGGGCCGCAAAGGGGTAGGGTTGAATCAGTACCAAACCAGGAGCCAGACGAATTTAATGGTGTTACTAACAGCTGTTTCTTGGACCAAGACATGGTGACATCAGCCAGTGGCCGGAAAGTAGTTGGCATTACCAATGGAAGCGTTTCAAATAAAAAGAAGCCTCGGGCAAAGAATGAAAATAATATGACAACGAG GAGTACAAATCCAACATGCAAGTCACCACCACAATCGCAGAAAAGACTACAAACACCAGTCAGGAACTCTGTGCAAAAAACACCTACCAAGAATGGCAAACAACTTTTGAGTGGTACAGatggaagaagaactccaaatggaAAAACTAGCACTGCAAAGTAA
- the LOC123451896 gene encoding uncharacterized protein LOC123451896 isoform X2, with protein MASSKRPRPCSGDGGELSRPCKRWTSLVMHVRGRRTMGQGVFGFRGIIGEEFMAMFLPVFSNMVQRVVSEEVEKAMFRQFSAAAAPPRLLAGRSHRPRYQLMFLNDLKPVYTMMKLEAKDGSALKVAMVENLENDQTNVVRFGHLSSVRVEVVVLHGNFNAKKEECWTPEEFSKHIVWGREKSAKLLNGDLMLKLSGGEAFLGSANFTDNSSFTSTKKFRLGLRLVDAFGERVLEGITEPFRVKERRVEGFEKHYPPKLSDEVWRLEKIGRNGAYRQALSDSGIDTVQKLLQSYVKDEQKLLKTFTKMSPAAWKAIIEHAMTCKVGDTLYMHEIKESNMEFFFDAILQLVGVKFGDCYKPLDMIHPAEKNLVETLKQKAYENMKDVQYDHIMINNRPVPLHKFHAKGASRLSNVLQNRQILNYGQHSRFQGDFLTSQGLESKERFCAFQQATDASVDMSRFLQGQTSNDVSHQRVTNKFTPYDPSQGTFLTRPRITRLHIPNIERTDFGPDAATSPIVHDNIQAGQVVMHGQHGQNHSHFSEESYNSFSVSSLMSTDTAMDSMQPHSQLTSSRESFSKQPDLLCNGQTLFQSNQVVTGFQPSRTNSFDSAENDQLIQSFISQLFSSEGAATPLSPRKWVKIRAALKLASVGRLSRASRRGLHSPPGRARLVPTT; from the exons ATGGCTTCTTCCAAGCGGCCCCGTCCATGttccggcgacggcggcgagctctcCCGGCCTTGCAAGCGCTGGACATCACTCGTCAT GCATGTGAGGGGGAGGAGGACCATGGGTCAGGGAGTGTTTGGCTTCAGAGGGATCATAGGGGAGGAGTTCATGGCCATGTTCCTGCCGGTTTTCAGCAACATGGTTCAGAGAGTG GTTTCAGAGGAGGTAGAGAAAGCCATGTTCAGACAATTCAGTGCAGCAGCAGCGCCTCCAAG GCTATTAGCTGGCCGGAGCCACCGTCCGAGGTATCAGCTCATGTTCTTGAATGATCTAAAACCAGTTTACACCATGATGAAGTTAGAAGCCAAGGATGGATCAGCTCTCAAGGTGGCCATGGTTGAAAACCTCGAAAACGACCAGACGAACGTCGTCAGGTTCGGTCATCTTTCTTCGGTTAGGGTTGAGGTTGTAGTCCTCCATGGCAACTTCAATGCTAAAAAAGAGGAATGCTGGACTCCTGAGGAATTCAGCAAGCATATAGTATGGGGCCGAGAGAAAAGCGCAAAACTCCTCAACGGTGATCTGATGCTGAAGCTCAGTGGAGGGGAAGCTTTCCTTGGAAGTGCTAACTTCACTGATAACTCTAGCTTCACAAGCACTAAGAAGTTCAGGCTGGGGCTGAGGCTTGTCGATGCCTTTGGAGAGAGGGTTCTTGAAGGAATCACTGAACCTTTCCGCGTTAAAGAGCGTAGGGTGGAGG GATTTGAAAAGCACTATCCACCTAAGCTGAGCGATGAAGTTTGGCGTTTGGAAAAGATTGGTAGGAATGGGGCTTACCGCCAGGCCTTGTCAGACAGCGGAATTGATACCGTGCAGAAGTTATTACAGTCTTATGTAAAGGATGAACAGAAGCTACTGAAG ACTTTCACCAAGATGTCACCAGCAGCTTGGAAAGCCATCATAGAACATGCCATGACGTGCAAAGTTGGCGATACTCTTTACATGCATGAAATTAAGGAAAGCAACATGGAATTTTTCTTTGATGCCATACTTCAGCTTGTTGGGGTGAAATTTGGTGATTGTTACAAGCCCTTAGATATGATTCACCCAGCAGAGAAG AATTTAGTCGAGACTCTGAAGCAAAAGGCTTATGAGAATATGAAGGATGTTCAGTATGATCATATTATGATCAACAACCGTCCTGTACCACTTCATAAGTTTCATGCAAAGGGTGCATCTAGGTTGAGTAATGTTCTTCAAAATCGGCAGATACTGAATTATG GTCAGCACAGTAGGTTTCAAGGAGACTTCTTGACTAGTCAGGGACTTGAATCAAAGGAGAGATTCTGTGCTTTCCAACAAGCAACTGAT GCTTCAGTGGATATGTCAAGATTTCTGCAGGGCCAGACTTCCAATGATGTTAGCCATCAAAGAGTCACCAACAAAtttacaccatatgatccaagccAAGGAACTTTCTTAACTCGGCCAAGAATCACACGGCTACATATACCAAATATTGAAAGAACAGATTTTGGTCCAGATGCTGCAACTTCTCCTATTGTTCATGACAACATTCAGGCAGGGCAGGTTGTTATGCATGGTCAGCATGGACAGAACCACTCTCATTTCTCTGAAGAATCATACAAT AGCTTCTCTGTCAGTAGTTTAATGTCTACGGATACAGCCATGGATTCTATGCAGCCTCACTCCCAGCTTACAAGCAGCA GAGAGAGTTTCAGCAAGCAACCTGACCTACTGTGCAATGGACAAACACTATTTCAATCTAATCAAGTTGTTACTGGCTTTCAGCCATCAAGAACAAACAGCTTTGACTCGGCAGAAAATGATCAGCTCATACAAAGCTTCATTTCTCAGCTTTTTAGCAGTGAAGGGGCAGCGACACCTTTGTCGCCACGTAAGTGGGTCAAGATCAGGGCAGCATTGAAGCTAGCATCTGTAGGGCGACTCTCCAGGGCCTCAAGAAGGGGTCTGCATAGTCCCCCGGGAAGGGCAAGGCTGGTACCAACAACATGA
- the LOC123451896 gene encoding uncharacterized protein LOC123451896 isoform X1, with amino-acid sequence MASSKRPRPCSGDGGELSRPCKRWTSLVMHVRGRRTMGQGVFGFRGIIGEEFMAMFLPVFSNMVQRVVSEEVEKAMFRQFSAAAAPPRLLAGRSHRPRYQLMFLNDLKPVYTMMKLEAKDGSALKVAMVENLENDQTNVVRFGHLSSVRVEVVVLHGNFNAKKEECWTPEEFSKHIVWGREKSAKLLNGDLMLKLSGGEAFLGSANFTDNSSFTSTKKFRLGLRLVDAFGERVLEGITEPFRVKERRVEGFEKHYPPKLSDEVWRLEKIGRNGAYRQALSDSGIDTVQKLLQSYVKDEQKLLKTFTKMSPAAWKAIIEHAMTCKVGDTLYMHEIKESNMEFFFDAILQLVGVKFGDCYKPLDMIHPAEKNLVETLKQKAYENMKDVQYDHIMINNRPVPLHKFHAKGASRLSNVLQNRQILNYGQHSRFQGDFLTSQGLESKERFCAFQQATDASVDMSRFLQGQTSNDVSHQRVTNKFTPYDPSQGTFLTRPRITRLHIPNIERTDFGPDAATSPIVHDNIQAGQVVMHGQHGQNHSHFSEESYNSFSVSSLMSTDTAMDSMQPHSQLTSSSKYSETLPLLLITSYLMVTCFGSNQFWMTSAGESFSKQPDLLCNGQTLFQSNQVVTGFQPSRTNSFDSAENDQLIQSFISQLFSSEGAATPLSPRKWVKIRAALKLASVGRLSRASRRGLHSPPGRARLVPTT; translated from the exons ATGGCTTCTTCCAAGCGGCCCCGTCCATGttccggcgacggcggcgagctctcCCGGCCTTGCAAGCGCTGGACATCACTCGTCAT GCATGTGAGGGGGAGGAGGACCATGGGTCAGGGAGTGTTTGGCTTCAGAGGGATCATAGGGGAGGAGTTCATGGCCATGTTCCTGCCGGTTTTCAGCAACATGGTTCAGAGAGTG GTTTCAGAGGAGGTAGAGAAAGCCATGTTCAGACAATTCAGTGCAGCAGCAGCGCCTCCAAG GCTATTAGCTGGCCGGAGCCACCGTCCGAGGTATCAGCTCATGTTCTTGAATGATCTAAAACCAGTTTACACCATGATGAAGTTAGAAGCCAAGGATGGATCAGCTCTCAAGGTGGCCATGGTTGAAAACCTCGAAAACGACCAGACGAACGTCGTCAGGTTCGGTCATCTTTCTTCGGTTAGGGTTGAGGTTGTAGTCCTCCATGGCAACTTCAATGCTAAAAAAGAGGAATGCTGGACTCCTGAGGAATTCAGCAAGCATATAGTATGGGGCCGAGAGAAAAGCGCAAAACTCCTCAACGGTGATCTGATGCTGAAGCTCAGTGGAGGGGAAGCTTTCCTTGGAAGTGCTAACTTCACTGATAACTCTAGCTTCACAAGCACTAAGAAGTTCAGGCTGGGGCTGAGGCTTGTCGATGCCTTTGGAGAGAGGGTTCTTGAAGGAATCACTGAACCTTTCCGCGTTAAAGAGCGTAGGGTGGAGG GATTTGAAAAGCACTATCCACCTAAGCTGAGCGATGAAGTTTGGCGTTTGGAAAAGATTGGTAGGAATGGGGCTTACCGCCAGGCCTTGTCAGACAGCGGAATTGATACCGTGCAGAAGTTATTACAGTCTTATGTAAAGGATGAACAGAAGCTACTGAAG ACTTTCACCAAGATGTCACCAGCAGCTTGGAAAGCCATCATAGAACATGCCATGACGTGCAAAGTTGGCGATACTCTTTACATGCATGAAATTAAGGAAAGCAACATGGAATTTTTCTTTGATGCCATACTTCAGCTTGTTGGGGTGAAATTTGGTGATTGTTACAAGCCCTTAGATATGATTCACCCAGCAGAGAAG AATTTAGTCGAGACTCTGAAGCAAAAGGCTTATGAGAATATGAAGGATGTTCAGTATGATCATATTATGATCAACAACCGTCCTGTACCACTTCATAAGTTTCATGCAAAGGGTGCATCTAGGTTGAGTAATGTTCTTCAAAATCGGCAGATACTGAATTATG GTCAGCACAGTAGGTTTCAAGGAGACTTCTTGACTAGTCAGGGACTTGAATCAAAGGAGAGATTCTGTGCTTTCCAACAAGCAACTGAT GCTTCAGTGGATATGTCAAGATTTCTGCAGGGCCAGACTTCCAATGATGTTAGCCATCAAAGAGTCACCAACAAAtttacaccatatgatccaagccAAGGAACTTTCTTAACTCGGCCAAGAATCACACGGCTACATATACCAAATATTGAAAGAACAGATTTTGGTCCAGATGCTGCAACTTCTCCTATTGTTCATGACAACATTCAGGCAGGGCAGGTTGTTATGCATGGTCAGCATGGACAGAACCACTCTCATTTCTCTGAAGAATCATACAAT AGCTTCTCTGTCAGTAGTTTAATGTCTACGGATACAGCCATGGATTCTATGCAGCCTCACTCCCAGCTTACAAGCAGCAGTAAATACTCTGAAACATTACCTTTGCTGCTAATTACCTCATATTTGATGGTGACTTGCTTTGGATCTAATCAGTTCTGGATGACATCTGCAGGAGAGAGTTTCAGCAAGCAACCTGACCTACTGTGCAATGGACAAACACTATTTCAATCTAATCAAGTTGTTACTGGCTTTCAGCCATCAAGAACAAACAGCTTTGACTCGGCAGAAAATGATCAGCTCATACAAAGCTTCATTTCTCAGCTTTTTAGCAGTGAAGGGGCAGCGACACCTTTGTCGCCACGTAAGTGGGTCAAGATCAGGGCAGCATTGAAGCTAGCATCTGTAGGGCGACTCTCCAGGGCCTCAAGAAGGGGTCTGCATAGTCCCCCGGGAAGGGCAAGGCTGGTACCAACAACATGA